A part of Planctomycetota bacterium genomic DNA contains:
- a CDS encoding UDP-N-acetylglucosamine--LPS N-acetylglucosamine transferase: MDRLDNVQGPESQLDQWQRRRVLAIASAGGHWVQLLRLMPAFARHDVVFASTRDWCAADCGNARFELVPDSSRWNKLKLVWSLACIAMLVARLRPEVIVTTGAAPGFFALRLGQLFGARTIWVDSIANAEKLSNSGANIGRHASLWLTQWPHLAGADGPSFEGRVI, from the coding sequence ATGGACCGGTTGGACAACGTGCAGGGGCCCGAGTCACAGCTCGATCAATGGCAGCGACGTCGCGTGCTAGCGATCGCCTCGGCCGGCGGACACTGGGTCCAACTGCTTCGCCTGATGCCGGCCTTCGCGCGGCACGACGTCGTCTTCGCATCGACGCGTGATTGGTGCGCTGCCGATTGCGGCAACGCGCGGTTCGAGCTCGTGCCCGATTCGAGTCGTTGGAACAAGCTCAAGCTCGTCTGGTCGCTTGCATGCATCGCCATGCTTGTTGCGCGGTTGCGGCCTGAAGTGATTGTGACGACTGGCGCGGCCCCCGGCTTTTTCGCACTTCGTCTCGGCCAGCTGTTCGGTGCCCGCACGATTTGGGTCGACAGCATCGCGAACGCTGAGAAGCTGTCCAACTCCGGAGCGAATATCGGCAGGCACGCATCCCTCTGGCTCACGCAGTGGCCGCACCTTGCTGGTGCGGATGGGCCGTCATTCGAGGGGCGGGTGATATGA